Below is a window of Oscillospiraceae bacterium DNA.
GGGTCGGGCTCTTTTGAAATCTCATTAAATGCCACTTCAAAGACCTTTGCCGCGTTGATTTTAATCGTATCGTTAAGGGTATATTCGGTTCCGGGCATCGCGTTCCAGTGACAGCCGACCGCGACCCGGTCGCAGGCCATCTGCGGGGTCATTTTGCGGTTTTTCGCAAACCCCATCAGCCCTTTGTCGCCCGAAAACCGGGGCCACCCGTTACCGTCCTCAAACAGATATTCCACGCCCCTGCGGAACAGCTTGGGATTGATACCGTCGTAAAGCCGGATCGTGATATTAGCTGAGGTGTTCAGCCAGTGCCCGGCTTCGAGCATCAAAAATGAGAGCTCGTTGGTCTGGTCTTTTCCGTCGGCATCGTGCCCGCCGATCTGGTAATAATGCGGATTGAGCAGCATCAGATTAGCCAGGATGAAAGTCGCCTTGTCATCATCGAGAATTCCGGCGGCTTTGTCGCGCAGATAAAACGGATAGAGGAACCGGTCGATCTGCATGCCCGCGCCTTCGCTGTTGTAAGTCCATCCCGCATTCTGGAACCACCCCATCCACTGGCACATCTCCAAAAAAGTATAGGGCTCACGCTGCATCAAATTCACGTTGCAGTCATACATCTCTTGCAGCGTTTTGAGCAGGTCGGGGTCGGTCTCGGTATCGATCAACTTTTGAATCACAGGCAGATGACGCCCGATATAGCGGATAATCGCCTTGACCACGCGTATCTCGGCGTCATAAAATTCGTAATGTGACGCATCATTCAGCGCCCGATAATGTTCAAGCTTTTTCAGCAGCCCCGGAAATCCCAATTCGGCTCCGATGGTGTAATCAGGCGCGAAATGCTGGTTCGCGCCGATGCCGCTGATGATGTTATATTTTTCTTGATTCTCTTTCAAATGGTCGAAAGAGGCGATGAATTCGGGCCAATATCTGATATATTTGACGCCGGCCAAATCCTGCAGTATATAGGTGTGCCGTCCGGCTAAAATTTCGACCGGATCGACATAAGTAGGACACTCATCGAGTAATTTGGCTAAATTGACCGAAAACTCCTCGGCTCCGCAAAAAGCGCGGTCTTCCCCGGCCAGAACCGGCTCGAAATGAAACCCCTCCGGCAGCGGAATGCCGCCGTTGTCGTCGACGTCTTTATACCCTCTTTGCACGATTTTTTCGAGCGTATGTTTAATTTTTGTCTCGTGCAGCTGCGCAGCTCTCTCCCGATATGTTGCCATTATTTTTTACGCCTCCGAATTTTCAATTCAGATTTATTTTATTCCGCGATTTTGATGTTGGCAAAGCGGAAAGGAATCTTATATTTTTGAACCATCGGCCCCAACATCGCCTTGATCGCGGCTTTGTCGGGAACTTTGAATTCTTTTATAAACTCGATGTTTTCTACTTGCTTGCTCAGCCCGAGCGGGTGATAGGGAAGGACTTCGTAATAATCCAGATTCTTTAATCCGGCTGCAAATTTCACGATATGTTCGAGTTCCTCCGCCGCGTCGTTGACACCCGGAATCACCGGCGTTCGTAAAACAATTTTTGCCCCTGCCCGGTCGAGCTTGATTAAGTTTTCTTTTACGCTCTCATTGGAAACCCCGATATACTTGATATGTAGTTCCTCGTCATAGGCCTTTAAATCGATCATCCAGACATCGACAAGCGGCAGCGCAGGTTCCATCACTTCAAACGGCAGCGAAGCGTTTGTCTCGATACCGCAGCGAATGCCGTGCTCTTTGGCGGATTTGAGCAGCTCCATTAAAAACTGCGGCTGCATAAACGGCTCTCCGCCCGAGAAGGTCACTCCCCCGGTATTGCCATAATAGGGCTGATCGGCTGCGATTTCCTCGATCACTTCCCCGACGGTCATCTCTTTGCCGCATAAAATCCTCGCGCCGGAATAGCACCCCTCGGCGCAGTGTCCGCAGTGCAGACAGAGTTTTGGATTGAACACATATTCGGGATAAGTATGGATGGCCTCGGGGTTGTGGCACCACGCACAGCGCATGTTGCAGCCCTTTAAAAAAACGGTTGTCCGAATCCCCGGCCCGTCATGCACCGACGTCCGCTGGATGTTCGAAATCAGACCGCTGAGCTGACCCTCCATGTTGCTGAA
It encodes the following:
- a CDS encoding pyruvate formate lyase family protein, with product MATYRERAAQLHETKIKHTLEKIVQRGYKDVDDNGGIPLPEGFHFEPVLAGEDRAFCGAEEFSVNLAKLLDECPTYVDPVEILAGRHTYILQDLAGVKYIRYWPEFIASFDHLKENQEKYNIISGIGANQHFAPDYTIGAELGFPGLLKKLEHYRALNDASHYEFYDAEIRVVKAIIRYIGRHLPVIQKLIDTETDPDLLKTLQEMYDCNVNLMQREPYTFLEMCQWMGWFQNAGWTYNSEGAGMQIDRFLYPFYLRDKAAGILDDDKATFILANLMLLNPHYYQIGGHDADGKDQTNELSFLMLEAGHWLNTSANITIRLYDGINPKLFRRGVEYLFEDGNGWPRFSGDKGLMGFAKNRKMTPQMACDRVAVGCHWNAMPGTEYTLNDTIKINAAKVFEVAFNEISKEPDPSTEKLWERFVYHLNIAIDTTAQGINFHLEHMHKYMPELVLDLMMHNTLEQGLDITECAEYFNLCVDGAALGTVADSFAALQQRIEDEKVLTWGQVVEALEHDFEGAPYDRIQLMLKSSDRYCQGNSRGDKWAQKISRTFSEAVHNYPMPEDRILIPGWFSWANTMEFGAAVGATPDGRKAHAAITHGANPNNNFRRDGAATAVANGIAAIQPGYGNTAPWQLELDPGLRAEEGGIEKVMALLAGHVDQGGTLINVNIIKKDKILDAHKNPDKYPDLVVRVTGFTAYFMMLSPEFRQLVVDRILDSI
- a CDS encoding glycyl-radical enzyme activating protein; translation: MEGQLSGLISNIQRTSVHDGPGIRTTVFLKGCNMRCAWCHNPEAIHTYPEYVFNPKLCLHCGHCAEGCYSGARILCGKEMTVGEVIEEIAADQPYYGNTGGVTFSGGEPFMQPQFLMELLKSAKEHGIRCGIETNASLPFEVMEPALPLVDVWMIDLKAYDEELHIKYIGVSNESVKENLIKLDRAGAKIVLRTPVIPGVNDAAEELEHIVKFAAGLKNLDYYEVLPYHPLGLSKQVENIEFIKEFKVPDKAAIKAMLGPMVQKYKIPFRFANIKIAE